The Silene latifolia isolate original U9 population chromosome Y, ASM4854445v1, whole genome shotgun sequence sequence ATGACTAGTTAGGTGTACCTTTctttacagctgccaaaaaaaaaaaaaccatattgAGCCGCAGGAGATAAAGGTGTGGTAATCATAGGTGCTGCTTTAGAAGTGGCTGCTACTATCATTGGTGATAAACCCGTAGACGAGTGCGATGCTGCTACCATTCAGGCGTCCGAGATGAGGGCTACTGACACTACGACTCCTCCCTTAACTGGTGTTGGAATTAAGGCGCAAGCCGCCGCTATGGATAACAATAGAAGGATTATTTATGATGACGATATGATAAACCTTGCTGAAGTTATATTGGGGTAACTTCTCTGAATCCCATTTTGTTGATTTTTACTTGTCTTGAGTTTCACAAAGAGTACTCTTCTTAACTATTTAGCGACCCCGACATACAAAAGTATTTTGAGATAAGCTATAAAATAATTAAGGTAATAGTTGTTCCTTGAGATAGAAAATTTAGTGGTCGACTGGTCCGTTGGGGTTTAATGTGGAACTGTTGAAGAGTGTAAACTACATTGAACAAATTACGTCAATTAAGAGACTGCGCGCCTTAGCCTTAGTTGCCAAAAGGATTTATGACAACATTAATAGACAATTAATACACAATTAGTACTTCATTGGTTTTACGAAACCATCTGCCAAGAATATGGTCACACGCTCAATGTGATTTTTTTAAGTAAGCTGATCTTAACTCATAAATACACCATAATAtacattaaaatgttaatttcACTTGCGTGAAATACCTCGCTTCACTATAAATAAGCGAAATCAATTTCTTAAAATTAGAGGGAAGGGGAAGGAGGACCATTGCCAGGTACATTACCCTCCTTTATGGCGTAACGACCAGAGGCCAAATCTTAACCAAAGACAATAGCAAGGTGCTTTACCTTCCTTTTTGGCGTAAAGATCTGATACCAAATCTGAACTAAAAAAGTGTATAAAGCAATTAGGCCATCCATATCCAGCCTATTCTTGGTTTTGGAGTTATTATATAGAGACCATGGTTCTAACGGGGTATTTGTGTTGTTAGAAAAGGGGACAATAATTATTCTCTTATTCGAAAGAAAAGATACAAAAAAGGGGAAATGGGAGGGAAGGGGACAAAAAATTGAAGAGGCGCAAAGGAATGGGTAAGAGGAGAAGGGTTCGGTCGAAGGAGGAGGTGCAGGGGAAAGAAGGACAACAAAAAAAACCGTAGACTTTCGCATGATTCTAAATAAGAAGGAAGGGAagaaaaaaggaaagggaaaacAGGAGGAGAAGAGAAATTGAAGCGGAGGGAGGAAGAGGCTCAGATGAAAAAGAGAATTAACGAAGAAGGAGgcggaagggaaagggagagaaaagGAGAGACAATAGAGGGAGAAGACGATATGATTCGCCTGGTTTTGTTCAAAATGACGGGGAGATGGAGATGAGAGATAATCTCTCCTTGATTTTAGACAATTTGAGATGGAGAGAGATAGTTAGTGGGATAAAAGGAATGAGATCGTGTGTGCGTTATGTTGAGAGTGAAGGAGGGTGTTTGATAGAAAAGagggggagggggagggggagggggagGGGCAAAGGGAAGTAGATGGAGGAGACTGTATAGGCAATGGAAGGAGGAATCATAAAGAGATTAAAAAAATGGAAATGGAAGTACGAGGAGAACATAATGTTTCGAAACTCATTAACCTCAACATGATTCAAAGTAAGCTTTTCATAATTTTTCGGAAAGTTCTATAagatttaagtttttttttttaacataaaaGAAGAGTTGACTACACAATCTTTTTACTTTTTGACTAAATTTTGGAGAGTGGCGGCAATGAGAAGGGGAAGGACGAGGATGATTTTAGCTTAGTAACAGTCTAGAAGTATTATGCATGCGTAATTGTTACGACAGCATACACACAAAACGTCAAAGATTTGTTTGCAATCGATTCAGCCATCAAAAGATATGTGATCGACACTTATCAACATGTACAGATAGCTGAACCCAATAAAGATACGGTAGCATACACACAAAACGTCATAGATTAAAATTTCTTGGGGGTTCGCGCGCGGTGCAACCAACTAATATATAtatgcgggatctcgtgagttggattcttatggtgagtttgtgctcacAAATCTCAGCCATTGGATAAGAGAAAATAGATGGTTGAGATTAAATTAGAAAATGAACCAAAGCCTAACATCAAAATACAAAAAACACGTTCGTTGTTCTCAACCCAGTAAAATTCTCCCGTCAGACCGTCTTTCTATTTTAGACGGTCATCCATCAGTTCGAGGTCAATCGCTAATTGTGTTGGCAATTTGATTGCGAATCCATCTGTTCGATTCAGATCTCCTTTTCTTTGATTTAAATTGTGTAAATGTTGTTCTTTCTGATTATTTTTAATTGattagagtttgttttagcaataATGAATTCGTGTGGTAACAGATGATTGTGCaaagatttttttttctttattatatAGAAgtaattgttgttttatttaaTAGTCATATACTGAATTATGTTGATGATTGTAGGTTGCTTTGAATTGTCATATGTTGTTCAACATTAGTAATTATTATTGATCGACAAATGATTTGGTAGACTGAGGTCGGGATTGAAAGCGGCAGCGTCAGAGGAGGAAGGGAGCTAGGTAGCGGCGGCGATTTCATTTCTACAAGTGATGAAATCGTATACAAACCTTCAATCGTCTGAGACCATCCAATCTCTAGGCTTGTTAAATAGAAGAAGAGAGCAATGGGTCGAGTAAATTAGAATTGGCGAGACCGAAACTAGCGGCACTAGTTCCTGCAGTGTGCAGTTTAGATCAACCTGTGAGTGATAATGTTGTCTGTTGCATTCTCTGCATGAATGCCATATTAAAGATTGAACCTTTGATTGAATAAATGAGAATAGAATTGTTTGGGAATTGTTGTTGTATTGAATGAAATATTTCTTACGTTGTTTCCTTCTTTTGTACAATGAGGTATATATACTGCTACACTTCAAAGAACAATAAAGACAAAACAGAAAACTTAAAGAAGAATGGGCCTTGAATTTAGGTCCATAGATTTACGTTGGATCATGGACAAAAGTTTCCCTTTCATCCAATGGGTCACTGTTAGTTGTCATGGTAGGGCCCACtccccccacacacacacacacacacacaagctGGAGAATGAGGAAGCATTCCCAGATTGTGAAGCAAATTCCCATGTTTAGATGAGGGAAGCACTTTGGTGAAGACATCTGTTATTTGAGCATTCGTGAGGAGATATTTAAATTGTAAAAGGCCTTCAATTACCTTATCTCGAGTAAAATGACAATCCAGTTTAATATGTTTGGTTCTCTCATGGAATACTGGATTCTTAGCAATGTGAAGGGCACTATGATTGTTACAGTAAAGAGTGACAAGTTTGCGATTGGAGAACCCAAGTCATCAAGGAGTCTAACCAACCATGTCACCTCGGCTGCAGCCTGAGTCATGGCTCTATACTCAGCCTCAGCCGAGGATCTAGAGATAGTGCCCTGTTTCTTGCTCTTCCAGCTCAGGGGATATTTGCCAAAGAGAACAACCCAACCACTGATTGATCTCCTGGTTAGTGGACAGGCTGCCCAATCGGAATCAGAGAAAGCTTGGAGTATGATTGTGTCAGAACCTTGGAGAAGTATGCCTTGTGAAGCATTCCCAGATTGTGAAGCAAATTCCAATGTTGAGATGAGGGAAGCACTTTGGTGAAGACATCTGCTATTTGAGAATTCGTGGGCAGATATTTGAGTTGTAAAAGGTCTTCAATTACCTTATCTCGAGTAAAATGACAATCCAGTTCAATTTGTTTGGTTCTCTCATAGAATACTGGATTATTAGGAATGTGAAGGGCACTATGATTGTTACAGTAAAGAGCGACAGGTTTGCGATTGGAGAACCCAAGTCATCAAGGAGTCTAACCAACCATGTCACCTCGGCTGCAGCCGGAGCCATGGCTCTATACTCAGCCTCAGCCGAGGATCTAGAGATAGTGCCATGTTTCTTGCTCTTCCAACTCAGGGGAGATTTGCCAAAGAGAATAACCCAACCACTGATTGATCTCCTGGTTAGTGGACAGGCTGCCCAATCGGAATCAGAGAAAGCTTGGAGTATGATTGTGTCAGAACCTTGGAGAAGTATGCCTTGCGAAGCATTCCCAGATTGTGAAGCAAATTCCAATGTTGAGATGAGGGAATCACTTTGGTGAAGACATCTGCTATTTGAGCATTCGTGGGGAGATATTTGAGTTGTAAAAGGCCTTCAATTACCTTATCTCGAGTAAAATGACAATCCAGTTCAATATGTTTGGTTCTCTCATGGAATACTGgatttttagcaatgtaaaaggcACTATGATTGTTACAGTAAAGACTGACAGGTTTGCGATTGGAGAAACCCAAGTCATCAAGGAGTCTAACCAACCATGTCACCTCGGCTGCAGCCTGAGCCATAGCTCTATACTCAGCCTCAGCCGAGGATCTAGAGATAGTGCGCTGTTTCTTGCTCTTTCAACTCAGGGGAGATTTACCAAAGAGAACAACCCAACCACTGATTGATCTCCTTGTTAGTAGACAGGCTGCCCAATCGGAATCAGAGAAAGCTTGGAGTATGATTGTGTCAGAACCTTGGAGAAGTATGCCTTGGCCACAAGTCCCTTTGAGGTATTTCAGAACATGACATAGAGCCTTGAAATGGCATGTTTGAGGTTGTTGCATGAATTGACTGAGGGTCTGAACAAGGAATGATAAGTCAGGCCTAGTATGAGTTAAAAAATTTAATTTTCCAAGTAGCATTCGGTAGAAGTTGGGGTCAAAATAAGGTGTTTCCTCCCATGTTGTTGTTCCTTTGTAATTGAGAGGGAGATGAGTGACAGTGATAGCATCTCCTTCCATTTGAACAGATTGTAGGAGCTCATTAGTAAACTTATTTTGAGTAAGAATGACACCATCTGGAATATAGGTAACCTCAATTCCAAGGAAGAAATGCAACTTGCCCAAATCTTTGATGCCAAAAGCCAAGTGTAGCTGTTGCTTCAGGATGTTGATCTGATTAATGCTTGAGCATGTAACGAtgatgtcatcaacataaactgCTAAGATTGTGAGATCTCCCTTGTCTCTTTTGGTGAACAATGAGTAATCATTTTTCGATTGAGAAAATTGCAGGGCTTTTCGAAAATCACACAATTTGGAGAACCATTGTCTGCTGGCTTGCTTGAGTCCATACAAGGACTTCCTTAATCTGCATACTTTACCATCAGGATTTGGGATTCCATCTGAAAATTTGATGTACACCTCTTCAAAAATGTCCCCATGAAGGAAGGCATtgttgacatccatttgaaataTAGACTAATTCCTTTTTACTGCCACACAAATTAATGTTCTAATTGTTGTCATCTTTACTACAGGAGAGAATGTTCCTGGAAATCTATGCTTGCTTTCTGACTACACCCACGAATGACCAACCTGGCCTTGTACCTTTCTAGGGTGCCATCTGCACTAAGTTTGACCTTGTATACCCACTTTGAGTAAATGGCCTTCTTCCCTGCCGGTAGGTCAGTCACTGTCCAGGTGTTGTTGTTCTCTAATGCTTGGATTTCCTTCTTCATGGCAGTGATTCAGTTCTCATCAGTGCATGCTTCTTGGTATGATGTGGGTTCAGAATATGACAGTTGATGTTCAATGGAAGACCGAGCACGAGATGGGATATTATTGTATGCAACCAGATTACAGCAGTGTTGTGTGACACTCATACCAGAATTAGAAGTGTTGGGTAGTTGAACATCATAATCCTGTAAATAAGGTGGTGGCATGCGTGCTCTCTTTTGAGGaatttcattgttgttgttgacattAGTGGTGATATCAACATTATTGATGTCAACATTATGGACAGCGTTGTCAGTGGTCATTTCATTACGATTGGGAGAAATAGATATGTCAGGTGTGACAATATCAGTGTTTGGCACTTCAGCAGGAATATAAAATATAGGATCATTGAGTGATTCTTCTGGGCAAGGGCTGAATTCAGTATCAAAGTACTTAGATAAATTTGTTACATGGAAAGGAAATATTGTTTCGTGAAATTTGACATCCCTGCTATGAAATATTTTGTGTTTTGAGGTCCATAATGGTGTAAGCTTTCTTTCCATTAGGGTACCCAAGTAAAATGCATGGAGAGGCCCTTGGTTGAAATTTAGTTCTGTTTCTTTTGGATGTGGCAGCAAAACAAAGGCAACCAAAGGCCCTCAAATGGTCATATGCAGGTGCTTTCTTGTAAATCACTTCTAGAGGAgatttgttttgtaaaactgatGATAGCATTCTATTTATAAGATAACTGGCAGTTAAAAGGCACTCTCCCCAATATTGTATTGGCAAATTTGATTGGAAGAATAAGCTTCTTGCAGTTTCAAGTAAATGCCTGTGTTTCCTCTCCACaactccattttgttgtggagtgtGAACACAAGATATCTGGTGAATTATGCCTTTAATGTCATAAAATTGTTTAGCATGGAAATCATCAAATTCAGACCCATTGTCACTTCTTATTATTTTTACATGTACTTGAAATTGGGTTTCTATGTAGGCAATAAAGGACTTGAGAATGGGAAAGGCATTACTCTTCTGTCCGAGGAGATGTGTCCATGTGGCTCTAGAGAAATCATCTACTATGGTGAGAAAAAATCTTTGGTTAGCATGTGTAGGAGTGTGGTAAGGTCCCCACAGATCAATATGCAGCATTTCAAAAATTGATTTGGAATTGGAGAAACTAGTAGGAAAAGATAGTGTATTAAACTTGGCTTTGGGGCAAATATGACAAACAGACAAATTCTGATGTTTACAGCCACTTATTACAGGTAAAAACTTAAGATTAGATAAGGAAATGTGCCCTAATCTACAATTCCATGTATCTAGAGAGGTCACAGCATTTGCAGCAGCAACACAGGTATGTAGAGGTAGGCTTGTTTGATTGACTTGAGTTGTTTGGTTGAATGGCTTGAGGTCAGCATAATAGAGTCCATGCCTTTGTCTACCAAGGACCAAGGATTTGTTCATGGATTGGACCTGCAGAATGCAGTGATTAGGTGTAAATACAATGGTTGAGGATAAATTTTTGGTTAATTGACTGGCTGACACTAGGTTGAACGTGAATTCAGGGACATGTAAAACATTATGCAAAGTGACATAGGGTGTGAGTTTAACAACTCCCACATTTATGACAGTAGCTTGTTTTCCATTTGGAATGGTTATACTACATGGTGTGTCTAACTTGTAATAGCTATCAAATAGATGCAAGGGAGGTGTGATGTGGCTAGCGGCATCACTATCAATGATCCAATCATTGTTAACAGAATTTGAAGAATGGATAGAATCACTACCTGCCATCATGGCATGATTGTAATTGTTGAGATTGCTTAGATTTTGTATGATCTCCTCATATTCTGCAACACTTGAGGCACCAATCAAAGCCATGTTCTCAGTGGTACCCTCTGAATTCTTGCCATTACTCATCGTAGCATTCTGGTTTGATCCTCCTCCTGCAGTCATTCTCCTGTTCTTTCTCAATTCTGGGTGGAGAATATAGCATCTCTCATTGCTATGTCCATCCATATTACACTGAGTGCAGTGGTAGTTGTTCTTCTTCATGGTAAAGCCaccattgttgttattatcattgttgttgttaggTCTGAAGTTATTACCCCTGTTGTTTTGATTCCCAAAGTCACTCGCTCCCTTGACCCCTGAAGTTGTTGGATGGATAGTACTGCTTCTGTCCTCCATTGTATCTCTGCTGTCCATTCCATACTCTTGCTGCCATGGCAGAGACATCCAAGTTCAAAGGGCTTGGTGCTACTATGTCTCTCTGCTTTTCCTTCTGAATGAGAATGGAATAGACTACATTGAGACTTGGTAGAGGAGTCATCATTAGTATATTTCCCCTTGTGGTGTTGTATCCATCATTGAATCCCATAAGGAACTTTATAACCCTCTGATTCTCTTCATGCTTGACTAATTGGTCATGAGCTTCACATTTGCAGACCGGTAAGGTGAATATACTTCTGAGTTCATCCCATAATTTCTTGAGTTTGGTGAAATGGACTGAGATTGAGTCTCCCCCTTGTCCCATCTGATTGAGTTGGTCATGTTCTTGGTAATGTTTGGCATTGTTATATTGCTCAAACCTCTCTACCAGATCTGACCACATGTCTTTGGCAGTAGGACAAAAGAGGATGCTTTCTTTGATCTCTCGTTCCCCCCCATTCAAAATCCAAGACTTAACCATATCATTGCATCTGTCCCATAACCTCATCTTAGTGTCCCCTGTTTTTGGTCTTGGTATGTCCCCAGTGATGAAACCTATCTTATTCTTAGCCGACCAGGCGATAAGCATAGATGGGGTCATTGAATTTTTTAGAGACTAAATGTAAAACAGGTACGTCAGCAGGGTGAGTGTAAATGGGGTCATTTTTATCAATGGTTTTGTCACCAGCACCAGATTCACCATCACCAGGCATATTGAAGCAAGTAAATGAAGCAAAGATAGAAACTTTAAGTTGTGAAAGGGAAGAAGAACAACAGATCTAAATGAACAAACAGAAAACTAGACGAAGAAAGCAATAAAAGAGAACACCTGATGGAGACGTATGCAGAGACAGGTTTTACCCTACTCTGATACCATGTTGCATTCTCTGCATGAATTCCATATTAAAGATTGAACCTTTGATTGAATAAATGAGAATAGAATTGTTTGGGAATTGTTGTTGTATTGAATGAAATATTTCTTACGTTGTTTCCTTCTTCTGTACAATGAGGTATATATACTGCTACACTTCAAAGAACAATAAAGACAAAACAGAAAACCTAAAGAAGAATGGACCTTGAATTTAGGTCCATATATTTACGTTGGATCGTGGACAAAAGTTTTACTTTTGTCCAATGGGTCAATGTGAGTTGTCATGGTAGGGTCCAACATTGTCTACTATTGTTGGTGAAGTTATCCTCTTGCTTCTCACCTAACTTATGCATTGGTTGGTAGTTTTTGTGAGGCATGTCTTGCCCGTAAATCATCATTTCAAAAGCTGAAATTATCATGAAAATAACAGGAATGAAAAAGGCAATCCTCGAAGCAGTGAAGTGTTTAGCACCAATCTTTATGATGAGATCGTATATAAATGGAATTATCAGCTGAAATACTACCAAAACAAATGGTGATGGAGTGGTAGATGATAGAGTTGTAGATCACAGACGGTATTTTCGTCAAAATCTGTATCATCTTATA is a genomic window containing:
- the LOC141630444 gene encoding uncharacterized protein LOC141630444, whose translation is MTPSMLIAWSAKNKIGFITGDIPRPKTGDTKMRLWDRCNDMVKSWILNGGEREIKESILFCPTAKDMWSDLVERFEQYNNAKHYQEHDQLNQMGQGGDSISVHFTKLKKLWDELRSIFTLPVCKCEAHDQLVKHEENQRVIKFLMGFNDGYNTTRGNILMMTPLPSLNVVYSILIQKEKQRDIVAPSPLNLDVSAMAARVWNGQQRYNGGQKQYYPSNNFRGQGSE